A region from the Sphaerodactylus townsendi isolate TG3544 linkage group LG01, MPM_Stown_v2.3, whole genome shotgun sequence genome encodes:
- the GAL3ST3 gene encoding galactose-3-O-sulfotransferase 3 has protein sequence MTCPLPSLFYSPKTMSRKKALLLLLLAFSTGTLLLRQSAHLGWFPKSPSFSCPPLLSLRPKHTAVAFLKTHKTASTTVQNLLFRFAERNNLTVALPHHACDHQFCYPRNFSSRFVHPYTLPPRFIASHLRFNREELRRLMPNDTIYITILREPVTMFESLFSYYNQYCPAFKRVPNGSMEVFLDNPHSYYRPHEKYAMYARNTLVYDLGGDPEHSPGDPTYLPAFIHQMESIFSLVMLAEYFDESLVLLRHLLAWDLDDILYVKLNMRSPESKLNITSARLAAQIRAWNALDAHLYDHFNATFWRKLNEVGRDCVQKEVHALHRACERLARHCFRGQPQLRPAMQIKNKELRPWQPSAKVDIVGYDLPGSGPPLDEQCLKLVMPEVQYSRYLLRKQSLRNRRRAVPHRPLAPRGLLRLPRHPPPKTA, from the exons ATGACCTGCCCGCTGCCCTCGCTGTTCTACAGTCCCAAGACGATGTCCCGCAAGAAggctctcctccttctccttctggccTTCAGCACTGGCACCTTGCTGCTGCGCCAAAGCGCCCACCTTGGCTG GTTCCCAAAGTCACCGTCTTTCAGTTGTCCACCGCTGCTGTCCCTACGCCCCAAGCACACTGCTGTGGCCTTCCTGAAGACCCACAAGACGGCCAGCACCACAGTGCAGAACCTCCTCTTCCGTTTTGCCGAGCGGAACAATCTGACGGTGGCGTTGCCCCACCATGCCTGCGACCATCAGTTCTGCTACCCTCGCAACTTCTCGTCCCGCTTCGTGCATCCGTACACCCTCCCGCCTCGCTTCATTGCCAGCCACCTGCGCTTCAACCGCGAAGAGTTGCGTCGCCTCATGCCCAATGACACCATCTACATCACCATCCTGCGTGAGCCGGTCACCATGTTTGAGTCACTGTTTAGCTACTACAATCAGTACTGCCCCGCCTTCAAGCGGGTGCCCAATGGCTCCATGGAAGTCTTCCTTGACAACCCCCATAGTTATTACCGACCTCACGAGAAGTATGCTATGTACGCCCGCAATACCCTGGTGTATGACCTTGGGGGTGACCCTGAACACAGTCCAGGGGACCCCACATACCTCCCAGCGTTCATCCACCAGATGGAGAGCATCTTTTCTCTGGTCATGCTCGCAGAATATTTTGATGAGTCGTTGGTCCTCCTCCGTCATCTCCTGGCATGGGACTTAGACGACATCCTCTATGTCAAGTTGAACATGCGCAGCCCGGAGTCCAAACTGAACATCACCTCGGCCCGCTTGGCAGCCCAGATCCGAGCCTGGAATGCCCTCGATGCCCACCTGTACGACCACTTCAATGCTACCTTCTGGCGGAAGCTGAACGAGGTGGGCCGGGACTGTGTGCAGAAAGAGGTGCACGCTCTCCATCGAGCCTGTGAGCGCCTGGCACGCCACTGCTTTCGGGGCCAGCCCCAGCTGCGTCCTGCCATGCAAATCAAGAACAAAGAGCTCCGCCCCTGGCAACCCAGTGCCAAGGTAGACATTGTGGGCTATGACCTGCCAGGCTCAGGGCCTCCCCTAGATGAACAGTGCCTCAAACTGGTCATGCCTGAGGTACAGTATTCCCGCTACTTACTGCGGAAACAGAGTCTAAGGAACCGGCGGAGGGCTGTTCCCCATCGGCCTCTTGCACCTCGAGGACTCCTGCGACTGCCCCGACATCCGCCTCCTAAGACAGCCTGA